A region of the Litchfieldia alkalitelluris genome:
ACGATTCGAATAAAAGAAGATACTCTCCTGCGGTGTTACGATTATCACAGGAACACGGAATTGACTTAGAACATGTTAACGGAACAGGTGCGGGAGGCCGAATTACTCGTAAAGATATTATGAATTTGGTTGAATCTGGAACTATTCCACAGGCACCTGAAGTAACACCACAGAGAAACGTGGAAACAGCTGCTGCTCCTACTGAAAGGCCAGTTAAACCACAAGCTTCTCCTCAACCGGCGATACAAACACAAACAGGTGATATCGAAATTCCGGTTACAGGTATTCGAAAGGCTATTGCAGCCAATATGTTACGAAGTAAGCATGAAGCACCACACGCGTGGACAATGGTTGAAGTAGATGTAACAAATCTAGTGAATTACCGAAATTCGGTCAAAAATGAATTTAAACAAAAAGAAGGCTTTAACTTAACATTCTTTGCGTTCTTTGTAAAAGCTATAGCTCAGGCTTTAAAGGAATTTCCGCAAATGAATTCAATGTGGGCCGGCGAAAAGATTATTCAGAAAAAAGATATCAACATTTCCATTGCGGTAGCTACTGATGATGCTTTATTTGTTCCAGTAATAAAGCATGCTGATGAGAAAACCATTAAAGGAATTGCTAGAGAGATCACTGAGCTAGCAAACAAGGTACGTGCTGGAAAGCTGTCCGCAGAAGAGATGCAAGGCGGAACATTTACTGTCAATAACACAGGATCTTTTGGTTCAATCCAATCAATGGGTATCATCAATTACCCTCAAGCAGCCATTTTACAAGTCGAATCAATCGTAAAACGTCCTGTTATTATCGATAATATGATCGCTGTAAGAGATATGGTTAATTTATGTTTATCATTAGACCACCGTGTTCTCGATGGCCTTGTATGTGGTCGCTTCCTTGCAAGAGTGAAAGAAATACTAGAGGCCACAACTAAAGAAAATACTTCAATATACTAGAAGTGAAAAAGATTTTAACAGAGGAATCAGCACCTTAATTAGCACCCTTTTAGCAGCTGCACAAAGATTTTTGTGTACATCTGTTAGAAGGGTGCTAATTGGTTTGTTAGAATAATCCTAGATCTCTTAAATCATTTATAAGAATATCCGTAAATTCGTAGATGGAGATGCGTAGTAGACCTTTACTACGCAGTAAATAAAAATAGAGGGAAAAATTTCTCTTAATTAATAAATAGTATTGAAAATAGCCTAAATAGAGGGAGAAATTTCTCTTATTTAACTCTTATTCTTAAAATTAGGTAATTTTGCTTTATATTAGTGGAAAAACTCCCCCTATTTACCCCAAAACCAGCTATAACCTGCAATTAACGGAAAAATTTCCACTTATTTTTTTATCGCAAGGTTCTTAAGGAAAAAACGATTCGAATGTCACTGATAGAACGATCCGGACCGCCCCACAGCATCGACGAATGGGCATAAGAATACCTATATCTGATACTCACTTGCGAAGTTCTTTTCAATAATTCAACTCAAGTCTATGATTAATATGAACGACTGTTCATTTTTGAATTGTAAACCAACCATAGATATACTACAATAAAAACAGATGAACTATTTAAAATTTTAAAAATGTAAGCGATTGCTAAAATTTAGGGGTGAGAGTAATGGGAAATACTCATACAAAATTTCAACAGTTTGAGGCAATTGATTTTGATACATGGAAGCAAGAAGCAGAAAAGGTCCTAAAGGGGAGACCATTTGAAAAATTATTAACAAAAACATATGAAAATATCATTGTGAAGCCACTATATACAAAAGACGATCTTGAACACACCGGTATAAAAAATTCAGTGCCAGGGACATCACCCTTTATGAGAGGTACTGACCCGCTTGGCTACATAAGTACACCATGGTTTATTAGCCAAAAATTAAACCAAGA
Encoded here:
- a CDS encoding dihydrolipoamide acetyltransferase family protein, whose translation is MTVEKITMPQLGESVTEGTVSKWLVSVGDHVNKYDPLLEVMTDKVNAEVPSSFAGVIKELLAEEGDTLAVGEAICTIEIEGTEVIKQKSSSAAKDEPVSNHSVEAKADDSNKRRYSPAVLRLSQEHGIDLEHVNGTGAGGRITRKDIMNLVESGTIPQAPEVTPQRNVETAAAPTERPVKPQASPQPAIQTQTGDIEIPVTGIRKAIAANMLRSKHEAPHAWTMVEVDVTNLVNYRNSVKNEFKQKEGFNLTFFAFFVKAIAQALKEFPQMNSMWAGEKIIQKKDINISIAVATDDALFVPVIKHADEKTIKGIAREITELANKVRAGKLSAEEMQGGTFTVNNTGSFGSIQSMGIINYPQAAILQVESIVKRPVIIDNMIAVRDMVNLCLSLDHRVLDGLVCGRFLARVKEILEATTKENTSIY